The following proteins are co-located in the Triticum aestivum cultivar Chinese Spring chromosome 1A, IWGSC CS RefSeq v2.1, whole genome shotgun sequence genome:
- the LOC123191714 gene encoding transcription factor TGAL1: MDCASPGGTDTSTDPDLDKNQAFEQGHAAAAGLTPPDSGDRSNGELGPKTLRRLAQNREAARRSRLRKKAYVQQLESSGLRLAHLEQELQRARQQGFLVSTLGDQPDSENGDGASSFYVEYARWLEEHHKQADELRAAVSAHAGDGDLQAIVDTVMARCDEIFRLKGAAAKADAFRVLSGTWTTPVERCFLWLGGFRPSELLKLLASRLEPLTEKQLDSIDVLRRSSLQAEEALSREMEALRQSVTETIAAAGSSSQSCSDDDCTGQMAAAVGKLGAMEGLLRQADDLRLRILEETRRVLTIRQCARAVLVVSDYFSRMRALSSLWIARPTTGVN, translated from the exons ATGGATTGCGCAAGCCCTGGTGGGACTGACACATCGACGGACCCAGACCTCGACAAGAATCAAGCG TTCGAACAAGggcatgctgctgctgctgggctcaCGCCTCCGGATTCCGGTGACAGATCAAATGGTGAACTAGGTCCAAAG ACGCTCCGTCGCCTCGCCCAAAACCGTGAAGCTGCTAGGAGAAGCCGTCTAAGAAAAAAG GCATATGTCCAGCAGCTCGAGAGCAGCGGCCTGAGGCTTGCTCATCTGGAGCAGGAGCTCCAGCGTGCTCGCCAACAG GGCTTTCTCGTTTCTACTTTGGGGGACCAGCCTGATTCAGAGAACGGAGACG GAGCTTCTTCGTTCTACGTGGAATACGCACGGTGGCTGGAGGAGCACCACAAGCAGGCAGACGAGCTCAGGGCCGCCGTCAGCGCCCACGCCGGAGACGGCGACCTCCAGGCCATCGTTGACACCGTCATGGCACGCTGCGACGAGATCTTCAGGCTCAAGGGCGCCGCGGCCAAGGCCGACGCCTTCCGCGTCCTGTCGGGGACGTGGACGACCCCCGTCGAGAGGTGCTTCCTCTGGCTCGGCGGCTTCCGGCCATCCGAGCTTCTCAAG CTGCTCGCGAGCAGGCTGGAGCCCCTCACCGAGAAGCAGCTCGACAGTATCGATGTCCTGCGGCGTTCCTCCCTGCAAGCCGAAGAAGCACTCTCGAGAGAGATGGAAGCGCTGCGACAGTCGGTCACCGAAACCATCGCGGCGGCAGGATCGTCGTCCCAGAGCTGCTCCGACGATGATTGCACGGGCCaaatggcggcggcggtgggaaaGCTTGGCGCCATGGAAGGCCTCCTGCGGCAG GCTGATGATCTGCGACTGCGGATTCTCGAGGAAACGCGGCGGGTACTGACCATCCGTCAGTGCGCACGAGCGGTGCTCGTGGTCAGCGACTACTTCTCCCGGATGCGCGCCCTGAGTTCTCTCTGGATCGCACGTCCGACGACCGGAGTGAACTGA